One segment of Massilia sp. Se16.2.3 DNA contains the following:
- the ubiG gene encoding bifunctional 2-polyprenyl-6-hydroxyphenol methylase/3-demethylubiquinol 3-O-methyltransferase UbiG translates to MNTNADPLEINKFSELAHRWWDPTSEFRPLHEINPLRLEWINARAPLAGKNVIDIGCGGGVLSESMAKKGAKVTGIDLSKKALKVADLHSLESGVEVRYKMIAAEDMALDEAGQYDVVTCMEMLEHVPDPGSIVRAAAALAKPGGKLFFSTINRNPKAYLLAVIGAEYVLRMLPRGTHDYAKFLTPAELSQFMRQAGLQVDGMKGLTYNPLTKIYSLNNDTDVNYMVACTKPLA, encoded by the coding sequence ATGAATACGAACGCCGATCCTCTCGAAATCAACAAATTCAGCGAACTGGCCCACCGTTGGTGGGACCCGACTTCCGAGTTCCGCCCGCTCCACGAAATCAATCCGCTGCGCCTGGAATGGATCAACGCACGCGCGCCGCTGGCGGGCAAGAACGTGATCGACATCGGCTGCGGCGGCGGCGTGCTCTCCGAATCGATGGCGAAGAAGGGGGCGAAAGTCACCGGTATCGACCTGTCGAAGAAGGCGCTGAAAGTGGCCGACCTGCACAGCCTGGAGTCGGGCGTGGAGGTGCGCTACAAGATGATCGCGGCCGAAGACATGGCGCTTGACGAAGCCGGCCAGTATGACGTCGTCACCTGCATGGAAATGCTCGAGCACGTGCCGGATCCGGGTTCGATCGTGCGTGCTGCGGCCGCGCTGGCGAAACCGGGCGGCAAGCTGTTCTTCTCGACGATCAACCGCAACCCGAAGGCCTACCTGCTGGCCGTGATCGGCGCCGAATACGTACTGCGCATGCTGCCGCGCGGCACCCATGACTACGCCAAGTTCCTGACCCCGGCGGAACTGTCGCAATTCATGCGCCAGGCTGGCCTGCAGGTCGACGGCATGAAGGGCCTGACCTACAACCCGCTGACCAAAATTTACTCGCTCAACAACGACACCGATGTGAACTACATGGTGGCCTGCACCAAACCGCTGGCGTAA
- the serC gene encoding 3-phosphoserine/phosphohydroxythreonine transaminase, giving the protein MTQVFNFSAGPAVLPKEVLRQAAAEMLDWHGSGMSVMEMSHRGPEFISIYQRAEADLRELLAVPGNYRILFMQGGGLGENAIIPMNLLGRVQGGANAPAVIDFVHTGSWSGKSIREAARYARVNVAASSEAGGFTTVPRQDSWQLSTNAAYLHVCTNETIDGVEFDFVPEPPPGVPLVADMSSHILSRQIDVSRYGVIFAGAQKNIGPAGLTLVIVRDDLLDGALPICPSAFHWKNVAEHESMFNTPPTYAIYIAGLVFAHLKRQGGVAAVEARNIEKARLLYDALDADDFYQNRVEKSCRSRMNIPFYLRDESLNEQFLAGAKARGLLQLKGHKSVGGMRASIYNAMPIEGVQALVDYLNEFAGR; this is encoded by the coding sequence ATGACCCAGGTATTCAATTTCTCCGCCGGCCCGGCCGTGCTCCCCAAGGAAGTGCTGCGCCAGGCCGCCGCCGAGATGCTCGACTGGCACGGCAGCGGCATGTCGGTGATGGAAATGAGCCACCGCGGGCCCGAGTTCATCTCGATCTACCAGCGGGCGGAAGCCGACCTGCGCGAACTGCTGGCCGTCCCGGGCAACTACCGGATCCTGTTCATGCAGGGCGGCGGGCTGGGCGAGAATGCCATCATCCCGATGAATTTGCTCGGCCGTGTGCAGGGCGGGGCAAATGCCCCCGCCGTGATCGACTTCGTCCACACCGGTTCCTGGTCGGGCAAGTCGATCAGGGAGGCGGCGCGCTACGCCCGGGTGAACGTCGCCGCCTCGAGCGAGGCGGGCGGTTTTACCACCGTGCCGCGCCAGGATAGCTGGCAGCTGAGCACGAACGCCGCCTACCTGCATGTCTGCACCAACGAAACCATCGACGGCGTCGAATTCGACTTCGTCCCCGAGCCGCCGCCCGGCGTGCCGCTGGTGGCGGACATGTCTTCCCACATCCTGTCGCGGCAAATCGATGTGTCGCGTTATGGCGTCATTTTCGCCGGCGCACAAAAAAATATCGGCCCGGCCGGCCTGACCCTGGTGATCGTGCGCGATGATCTGCTGGACGGTGCGCTGCCGATCTGCCCCTCGGCTTTCCACTGGAAGAACGTGGCCGAGCACGAATCGATGTTCAACACGCCGCCGACCTATGCGATCTATATTGCCGGGTTGGTATTTGCCCACCTGAAGCGCCAGGGTGGCGTGGCAGCCGTGGAAGCGCGTAATATCGAGAAGGCGCGGCTGCTCTACGACGCGCTCGATGCGGACGACTTTTACCAGAACCGGGTGGAGAAATCATGCCGCTCGCGCATGAATATCCCGTTCTATTTGCGCGACGAATCACTGAATGAGCAATTCCTGGCCGGCGCGAAGGCGCGCGGGCTGCTGCAACTGAAGGGCCACAAGTCCGTCGGAGGCATGCGGGCATCGATCTACAATGCGATGCCGATCGAAGGGGTGCAGGCCCTGGTCGATTATTTGAATGAGTTTGCGGGGCGGTAG
- a CDS encoding glycine zipper 2TM domain-containing protein, which translates to MHVQEPSYRPAPAPAPIAPAPAPAQPNYVGIGTGAVIGGLIGNQIGGGKGKKLATLAGIIGGGYIGNKVANHNSQGQ; encoded by the coding sequence GTGCACGTCCAGGAACCGAGCTACCGTCCGGCCCCGGCACCGGCCCCGATCGCTCCCGCCCCGGCTCCGGCCCAGCCGAACTATGTCGGCATCGGCACCGGTGCGGTCATCGGCGGCCTGATCGGCAACCAGATCGGCGGCGGCAAGGGCAAGAAACTGGCGACCCTCGCCGGCATCATCGGCGGTGGCTATATCGGCAACAAGGTCGCCAACCACAACAGCCAGGGTCAGTAA
- the hisC gene encoding histidinol-phosphate transaminase: MTQFGPDYVRAIAPYQAGKPIAEVAREFGLDEANIVKLASNENPFGVPESSKTAMAQAASELGRYPDANGFELKAALSSRYDVPADWITLGNGSNDILEIAAHAFVQRGESVVFSQYSFAVYALATQGVGGRAIVVPAVNYGHDLDAMAAAIAPDTRLVYVANPNNPTGTFIDAAGIEAFLKKVPASVIVVLDEAYNEYLAPEHQFESSAWVRKYPNLVVSRTFSKAYGLAGLRVGFAIAQPAVTDLMNRIRQPFNVNSLAQAAAIAALNDKAFLEKGARNNAEGYKQLTAAFEELGLEYVPSFGNFVLVRMGGDDGAGARVNLALLKQGVIVRPVAAYGLPQWLRISIGLPEENATFIAALKRALAQAAA, translated from the coding sequence ATGACGCAATTCGGTCCAGACTACGTTCGTGCCATCGCCCCCTACCAGGCCGGCAAACCCATCGCTGAAGTCGCCCGCGAATTCGGCCTCGACGAAGCCAATATCGTCAAGCTCGCTTCCAACGAAAATCCGTTCGGCGTGCCCGAGTCCAGCAAGACCGCGATGGCGCAGGCAGCAAGCGAACTGGGCCGCTATCCGGACGCCAACGGCTTCGAATTGAAGGCTGCCCTGTCCAGCCGCTACGACGTCCCGGCCGACTGGATCACGCTGGGCAATGGGAGCAACGACATCTTGGAAATTGCCGCCCATGCATTCGTGCAGAGGGGCGAGTCGGTCGTGTTCTCGCAGTATTCCTTTGCCGTGTACGCGCTGGCGACCCAGGGCGTGGGCGGGCGTGCGATCGTGGTCCCGGCCGTGAACTACGGCCACGACCTGGACGCGATGGCGGCCGCCATCGCGCCGGACACCCGCCTCGTCTACGTGGCCAATCCGAACAACCCGACCGGCACCTTCATCGATGCCGCGGGCATCGAAGCCTTCCTGAAAAAAGTGCCGGCTAGCGTCATCGTCGTCCTCGACGAGGCTTATAACGAATACCTGGCGCCCGAACACCAGTTCGAATCGAGCGCCTGGGTGCGCAAGTATCCGAACCTGGTGGTGTCGCGCACCTTCTCCAAGGCCTACGGCCTGGCCGGCCTGCGCGTGGGCTTCGCGATCGCCCAGCCAGCCGTCACCGACCTGATGAATCGCATCCGCCAGCCCTTCAACGTCAATTCGCTGGCGCAGGCGGCCGCGATCGCCGCGCTGAACGACAAGGCCTTCCTGGAAAAGGGCGCCCGCAACAATGCCGAGGGCTACAAGCAGCTGACCGCGGCCTTCGAGGAACTCGGCCTGGAATACGTGCCATCCTTCGGCAACTTCGTGCTGGTGCGCATGGGGGGCGACGATGGCGCCGGTGCGCGCGTCAACCTGGCTTTGCTCAAGCAGGGCGTGATCGTGCGTCCGGTGGCCGCCTACGGCCTGCCGCAGTGGCTGCGCATCTCGATCGGCTTGCCGGAAGAAAATGCGACCTTCATCGCGGCCCTGAAGCGAGCCCTGGCGCAGGCCGCCGCCTAA
- a CDS encoding lipopolysaccharide assembly LapA domain-containing protein, translating into MKFLSTIAGFILFVLFFGFALKNTKEVELIFFLGYELRGPLVLMLLAFFIAGAGMGILAMSPTVFRHRREASQHKHTVQALQSAAGTGTAQPPADAVTTPR; encoded by the coding sequence ATGAAATTCCTCTCCACCATCGCCGGATTCATCCTCTTCGTCCTGTTTTTCGGCTTCGCGCTGAAGAACACGAAGGAAGTCGAGCTGATTTTTTTCCTCGGCTACGAATTGCGCGGTCCGCTGGTGCTGATGCTGCTCGCCTTTTTCATCGCGGGAGCCGGGATGGGCATCCTTGCCATGTCGCCAACCGTGTTCCGCCATCGCCGCGAAGCCTCGCAGCACAAGCATACCGTGCAGGCGCTGCAAAGCGCCGCCGGCACCGGCACTGCCCAACCGCCCGCCGACGCCGTGACGACCCCGCGCTGA
- the pheA gene encoding prephenate dehydratase gives MNDKLTPLRQQIDAIDAQILELLSRRGRLAQEVGHVKAETSAPVFRPEREAQVLRGVAERNDGPLRDHDVQTIFREVMSACRALEKRVTVAYLGPAGTFSEQAVYQQFGSAVEGLPCASIDEVFRAAEAGTADFGVVPVENSSEGAVNRTLDLMLATTTIISGEVSIPVHHSLMSKNGSMDGVKLICAHSQALAQCQVWLNLHHPDIERRAVASNAEAAVLASRDAGVAAIASEMAGEQYQLGVIQAHIQDDPHNRTRFVIIGQHHTNPSGQDRTSLVLAVPNRAGAVYNLLAPLAKHGVSMTRFESRPARTGTWEYYFYVDVEGHRQNEAVDRALTELQDNAAFFKLLGSYPVGL, from the coding sequence ATGAACGACAAACTGACACCCCTGCGCCAGCAGATCGACGCGATCGACGCGCAAATCCTCGAGCTGCTGAGCCGGCGCGGGCGCCTGGCCCAGGAAGTGGGCCACGTCAAGGCCGAGACCTCCGCCCCCGTGTTCCGCCCCGAGCGCGAAGCGCAGGTGCTGCGCGGCGTGGCCGAGCGCAATGACGGGCCCCTGAGGGACCACGACGTCCAGACCATTTTCCGCGAAGTCATGTCGGCCTGCCGCGCCCTGGAAAAGCGGGTGACGGTCGCCTACCTGGGCCCGGCCGGTACCTTCAGCGAGCAGGCCGTCTACCAGCAGTTCGGCAGCGCCGTCGAAGGCTTGCCCTGTGCCTCGATCGACGAGGTGTTCCGCGCCGCCGAGGCCGGCACTGCCGACTTCGGCGTGGTGCCGGTGGAAAATTCCTCGGAAGGGGCCGTCAACCGCACCCTCGACCTGATGCTGGCAACGACCACCATTATCAGCGGCGAAGTGTCGATCCCGGTCCACCACAGCCTGATGAGCAAGAACGGCAGCATGGACGGCGTCAAGCTGATCTGCGCCCATTCGCAGGCGCTGGCCCAGTGCCAGGTCTGGCTCAACCTGCATCACCCGGACATCGAGCGCCGCGCCGTCGCCTCGAATGCGGAAGCGGCCGTGCTGGCCAGCCGCGATGCGGGCGTCGCCGCGATCGCCAGCGAAATGGCGGGTGAGCAATACCAGCTGGGCGTCATCCAGGCCCACATCCAGGACGACCCGCACAACCGCACGCGCTTCGTCATCATCGGCCAGCACCACACCAATCCGTCCGGGCAGGACCGCACCTCGCTGGTGCTGGCCGTGCCGAACCGGGCCGGCGCGGTCTACAATCTGCTGGCGCCGCTCGCGAAGCACGGCGTGTCGATGACGCGCTTCGAGTCGCGCCCGGCCCGTACCGGCACCTGGGAGTATTACTTCTATGTCGACGTCGAGGGCCATCGCCAGAACGAGGCAGTCGACCGTGCATTGACGGAACTGCAGGACAATGCCGCCTTCTTCAAGCTGCTCGGCTCCTATCCGGTCGGCCTTTAA
- the rpsA gene encoding 30S ribosomal protein S1, whose amino-acid sequence MESFAALFEESLSRQDMRSGEVISAEVVRLDHNFVIVNAGLKSEAFIPVEEFKNDQGELEVQIGDFVSVAIESLENGFGDTILSRDKAKRLASWLALEKAMESGEIVTGTVNGKVKGGLTVLTNGIRAFLPGSLVDTRPVKDTTPFEGKTLEFKVIKLDRKRNNVVLSRRAVIEASMGEERQKLMETLKEGTVVTGVVKNITDYGAFVDLGGIDGLLHITDLAWRRVRHPSEVLSVGQEITAKVLKYDQEKNRVSLGVKQLGDDPWTGLSRRYPQGTRLFGKVTNLTDYGAFVEVEQGIEGLVHVSEMDWTNKNVAPNKVVQLGDEVEVMVLEIDEERRRISLGMKQCKANPWDDFGMTHKKGDKVRGSIKSITDFGVFIGLPGNIDGLVHLSDLSWTEAGEEAVRRFKKGDELEAVVLAIDVERERVSLGVKQLEGDPFNNFAALNDKGSLVTGTVKSVEPKGAVIGLNEEVEGYLRASEISRDRVEDAGTHLKVGDKVEALVINIDRKARSIQLSIKAKDNVETQEAMSKLASDNSAATGTTSLGALLKAKFDNKN is encoded by the coding sequence ATGGAAAGCTTCGCAGCCCTCTTCGAGGAATCGCTGTCGCGTCAAGATATGCGCTCGGGCGAAGTCATTTCCGCTGAAGTCGTGCGCCTGGATCACAACTTTGTGATCGTCAACGCCGGCCTGAAGTCGGAAGCCTTCATTCCGGTCGAAGAATTCAAGAATGACCAGGGCGAACTGGAAGTCCAGATCGGCGACTTCGTTTCCGTGGCCATCGAATCGCTCGAAAACGGTTTCGGCGATACCATCCTGTCGCGCGACAAGGCCAAGCGCCTGGCATCGTGGCTGGCACTGGAAAAAGCAATGGAGTCGGGCGAGATCGTCACCGGCACCGTCAACGGTAAAGTCAAGGGCGGCCTGACCGTCCTGACCAACGGCATCCGCGCATTCCTGCCGGGTTCGCTGGTCGACACCCGTCCAGTCAAGGACACCACCCCGTTCGAAGGCAAGACCCTCGAATTCAAGGTCATCAAGCTGGACCGCAAGCGTAACAACGTCGTGCTGTCGCGCCGCGCCGTCATCGAAGCATCGATGGGCGAAGAGCGCCAGAAGCTGATGGAAACGCTGAAAGAAGGCACGGTCGTGACCGGCGTCGTCAAGAACATCACCGACTACGGCGCGTTCGTGGACCTGGGTGGCATCGACGGCCTGCTGCACATCACCGACCTGGCATGGCGTCGCGTGCGTCACCCGTCGGAAGTGCTGTCGGTTGGCCAGGAAATCACCGCCAAGGTCCTCAAGTACGACCAGGAAAAGAACCGCGTCTCGCTGGGCGTCAAGCAGCTGGGCGACGATCCCTGGACCGGCCTGTCGCGTCGTTACCCGCAAGGCACCCGCCTGTTCGGTAAAGTCACGAACCTCACCGACTACGGCGCGTTCGTCGAAGTCGAGCAGGGCATCGAAGGCCTGGTGCACGTGTCGGAGATGGACTGGACCAACAAGAACGTGGCCCCGAACAAAGTCGTGCAGCTGGGCGACGAAGTCGAAGTCATGGTCCTGGAAATCGACGAAGAGCGTCGCCGTATCTCGCTGGGCATGAAGCAGTGCAAGGCGAACCCATGGGACGACTTCGGCATGACCCACAAGAAGGGCGACAAGGTCCGTGGTTCGATCAAGTCGATCACCGACTTCGGCGTGTTCATCGGCCTGCCAGGCAACATCGATGGCCTGGTGCACCTGTCCGACCTGTCGTGGACCGAAGCCGGCGAAGAAGCAGTGCGCCGCTTCAAGAAGGGCGACGAGCTGGAAGCCGTTGTCCTGGCCATCGACGTCGAGCGCGAGCGTGTTTCGCTGGGCGTCAAGCAGCTCGAAGGCGACCCGTTCAACAACTTCGCAGCCCTGAATGACAAGGGTTCGCTGGTCACCGGTACCGTCAAGTCGGTCGAGCCTAAGGGCGCCGTCATCGGCCTGAACGAAGAAGTCGAAGGCTACCTGCGCGCTTCGGAAATCTCGCGTGACCGCGTGGAAGACGCTGGCACCCACCTGAAAGTGGGCGACAAGGTCGAAGCACTGGTCATCAACATCGATCGCAAGGCTCGCAGCATCCAGCTGTCGATCAAGGCGAAAGACAATGTCGAGACCCAGGAAGCGATGAGCAAGCTGGCTTCGGACAACAGCGCAGCGACCGGCACCACCAGCCTGGGCGCCCTGCTGAAGGCCAAGTTCGATAACAAGAACTAA
- the gyrA gene encoding DNA gyrase subunit A: MDQFAKETVNISLEEEMRKSYLDYAMSVIVGRALPDARDGLKPVHRRVLFAMQEMNNVWNRPYLKCARVVGETMGKFHPHGDASIYDTLVRMAQDFSLRYTLVDGQGNFGSIDGDSAAAMRYTECRLDKIAQELLADIDKDTVDFQPNYDGKEKEPTVLPTRIPNLLINGSSGIAVGMATNIPPHNLSEVINGAQHLLRNPECSIDELIELIPAPDFPTAGIIYGVSGVRDGYRTGRGRVVMRAKTHFEEYGKDGGRIAIIIDELPYQVNKKSLLERIAENVRDKKLEGISDIRDESDKSGMRVVIELKRGEVPEVVLNNLYKQTQLQDTFGMNMVALVNGQPKLLNLKQMLECFLSHRREVVTRRTVFELRKARERGHMLEGLAVALANIDDFIAIIKAAPTPPIAKVELMQRAWDSSLVREMLLRTAEGSTIGGIEAFRPEHLPKHYGMQTDGLYKLSDEQAQEILQMRLQRLTGLEQDKIVNEYKEVMSHIADLLDILSRPERVTTIISDEMAQIKNDYTENGKDARRSAIEHNASDLDTEDLITPQDMVVTLSHTGYMKSQPIAEYRAQKRGGRGKQAMATKDEDWIDQLFIANTHDYMLCFSNRGRMYWLKVWEVPQGSRNSRGKPIVNMFPLQDNEKITVILPLSGENRTFPEDHYVFMATSLGTVKKTPLKDFSNPRKAGIIAVDLDEGDFLIGAALTDGEHDVMLFSDGGKAVRFDENDVRPMGRTARGVRGMNLEEGQQVIALLVAENEQQSVLTATENGFGKRTPITEYTRHGRGTKGMIAIQQSERNGKVVAATLVDALDEIMLITTGGVLIRTRVSEIREMGRATQGVTLIAVEDGTKLSGLQRIVETDLEEVELEAAPE; this comes from the coding sequence ATGGATCAATTCGCAAAAGAAACAGTCAACATTTCTCTCGAAGAAGAGATGCGCAAGAGCTACCTCGATTACGCGATGAGCGTGATCGTGGGCCGCGCGCTTCCGGACGCACGTGACGGCCTGAAGCCGGTGCATCGCCGCGTATTGTTCGCGATGCAGGAAATGAACAACGTGTGGAACCGCCCGTACCTGAAGTGCGCGCGTGTGGTCGGCGAAACCATGGGTAAGTTCCACCCGCACGGCGATGCGTCGATCTACGACACGCTGGTGCGCATGGCGCAGGACTTCTCGCTGCGCTACACCCTGGTCGACGGTCAGGGCAACTTCGGCTCGATCGACGGCGACAGCGCGGCGGCCATGCGGTATACCGAGTGCCGCCTCGACAAGATTGCCCAGGAGCTCCTGGCCGACATCGACAAGGACACGGTCGACTTCCAGCCGAACTACGACGGCAAGGAAAAGGAACCGACGGTCCTGCCGACCAGGATCCCCAACCTGCTGATCAATGGTTCCTCGGGCATCGCAGTCGGCATGGCTACCAATATCCCGCCGCACAACCTGTCGGAAGTCATCAACGGCGCCCAGCACCTGCTGCGCAACCCGGAATGCAGCATCGACGAATTGATCGAGCTGATCCCGGCACCGGACTTCCCGACCGCCGGCATCATCTATGGCGTCTCGGGCGTGCGCGACGGTTACCGCACCGGCCGCGGCCGCGTGGTGATGCGCGCCAAGACCCACTTCGAAGAGTATGGCAAGGATGGCGGCCGCATCGCGATCATCATCGACGAGCTGCCGTACCAGGTAAATAAAAAGTCCTTGCTCGAGCGTATCGCCGAAAACGTGCGCGACAAGAAGCTCGAAGGCATCTCCGACATCCGCGACGAGTCCGACAAATCGGGCATGCGCGTCGTCATCGAACTGAAACGCGGCGAAGTGCCGGAAGTGGTGCTGAACAACCTGTACAAGCAGACCCAGCTGCAGGACACCTTCGGCATGAACATGGTGGCGCTGGTCAACGGCCAGCCGAAGCTGCTGAACCTGAAGCAGATGCTGGAATGCTTCCTGTCGCACCGCCGCGAAGTGGTCACGCGCCGCACCGTGTTCGAGCTGCGCAAGGCGCGCGAGCGCGGCCACATGCTCGAAGGCCTGGCTGTTGCACTGGCCAACATCGACGACTTCATCGCCATCATCAAGGCCGCGCCGACGCCGCCGATCGCGAAGGTCGAGCTCATGCAGCGCGCCTGGGATTCGTCCCTGGTGCGCGAAATGCTGCTGCGTACCGCCGAGGGCAGCACGATCGGCGGCATCGAGGCTTTCCGTCCGGAGCACCTGCCGAAGCACTACGGCATGCAGACCGATGGCCTGTACAAGCTGTCGGACGAGCAGGCCCAGGAAATCCTGCAGATGCGCCTGCAGCGCCTGACCGGCCTGGAGCAGGACAAGATCGTCAACGAGTACAAGGAAGTGATGTCGCACATCGCCGACCTGCTCGACATCCTGTCGCGTCCGGAGCGCGTCACGACCATCATCAGCGACGAGATGGCGCAGATCAAGAACGACTACACCGAGAACGGCAAGGATGCACGCCGCTCGGCCATCGAACACAACGCCAGCGACCTCGACACCGAAGACCTGATCACGCCGCAGGACATGGTGGTGACGCTCTCGCATACCGGCTACATGAAGTCGCAGCCGATTGCCGAATACCGCGCGCAGAAGCGCGGCGGCCGCGGCAAGCAGGCGATGGCGACGAAGGACGAAGACTGGATCGACCAGCTCTTCATCGCCAACACCCACGACTACATGCTGTGCTTCAGTAACCGCGGCCGCATGTACTGGCTGAAGGTGTGGGAAGTGCCGCAGGGCTCGCGCAACTCGCGCGGTAAACCAATCGTGAACATGTTCCCGCTGCAGGACAACGAGAAGATCACGGTCATCCTGCCGCTGTCGGGCGAGAACCGCACCTTCCCGGAAGACCATTACGTGTTCATGGCCACTTCGCTGGGTACCGTGAAGAAGACGCCGCTGAAGGATTTCAGCAACCCGCGCAAGGCCGGCATCATCGCGGTCGACCTCGACGAGGGCGACTTCCTGATCGGCGCCGCGCTGACCGACGGCGAGCACGACGTGATGCTGTTCTCGGACGGCGGCAAGGCCGTGCGCTTCGACGAGAACGACGTGCGCCCGATGGGCCGTACCGCGCGCGGCGTGCGCGGCATGAACCTGGAAGAGGGCCAGCAGGTCATCGCCCTCTTGGTGGCCGAGAACGAGCAGCAGTCGGTGCTGACCGCAACCGAGAACGGCTTCGGCAAGCGTACCCCGATCACCGAGTACACCCGCCACGGCCGCGGCACCAAGGGCATGATCGCGATCCAGCAGTCCGAGCGCAACGGTAAAGTCGTCGCCGCGACCCTGGTCGATGCGCTGGACGAGATCATGCTGATCACGACCGGCGGCGTGCTGATCCGCACCCGCGTATCCGAGATTCGCGAGATGGGCCGCGCGACCCAGGGCGTGACCCTGATCGCCGTGGAAGACGGCACCAAGCTGTCGGGCCTGCAACGCATCGTCGAGACCGACCTGGAAGAGGTCGAGCTCGAAGCGGCGCCGGAATAA
- a CDS encoding integration host factor subunit beta, with protein sequence MTKSELIARLAERYSQLVAKDAEYAVKTILDAMTNALATGQRIEIRGFGSFALNSRPPRIGRNPKSGDKVMVPEKRVPHFKPGKQLRERVDAMVGQPIIED encoded by the coding sequence ATGACCAAGTCCGAGCTGATTGCACGACTGGCTGAGCGTTATTCTCAGCTGGTCGCCAAGGATGCGGAGTACGCAGTCAAGACCATCCTCGATGCGATGACCAACGCCCTGGCGACCGGGCAGCGCATCGAGATCCGTGGTTTCGGCAGCTTTGCACTGAACAGCCGTCCTCCCCGCATCGGCCGCAACCCGAAGTCCGGCGACAAGGTGATGGTGCCCGAAAAACGGGTGCCCCACTTCAAACCGGGCAAGCAGTTGCGCGAGCGGGTCGACGCGATGGTCGGGCAACCGATCATCGAAGACTGA
- the cmk gene encoding (d)CMP kinase → MPNSHIPVITIDGPTASGKGTVAARVAERLGYHLLDSGALYRLTALSAIRAGIALTDERGVAKLAAELPARFAGGDIFLGDEEVGALIRAEEVGNSASKIAALPSVRQALYALQLGFRRTPGLVADGRDMGTVIFPNAKLKVFLTASVEARAERRYKQLIGKGFSANMDDLLADLQARDERDTRRTVAPLVPAEGAYILDTSDMTVDVAVEQVLHWNALL, encoded by the coding sequence ATGCCAAATTCCCATATTCCCGTCATCACCATCGATGGCCCGACCGCTTCCGGCAAGGGCACCGTCGCCGCCCGCGTCGCCGAGCGCCTGGGCTACCACCTGCTCGACTCGGGCGCGCTGTACCGCCTGACCGCCTTGTCCGCCATCCGTGCGGGCATCGCGCTGACGGACGAGCGCGGCGTGGCGAAGCTGGCGGCCGAACTGCCGGCGCGCTTTGCCGGCGGCGACATTTTCCTGGGAGACGAGGAAGTCGGCGCGCTGATCCGCGCCGAGGAAGTCGGCAACAGCGCCTCGAAGATCGCGGCGCTGCCGAGCGTGCGCCAGGCCCTGTACGCCCTGCAGCTGGGCTTCCGGCGGACACCCGGCCTGGTGGCCGACGGGCGCGACATGGGCACCGTGATCTTCCCCAACGCCAAGCTGAAAGTGTTCTTGACAGCAAGTGTTGAGGCACGTGCGGAGCGCCGCTATAAGCAATTGATTGGCAAAGGATTTTCTGCTAATATGGACGATCTGCTCGCGGATTTGCAGGCGCGCGACGAACGCGACACCCGTCGCACCGTCGCCCCGCTGGTCCCGGCAGAGGGCGCGTACATCCTCGATACGTCGGACATGACGGTCGATGTAGCGGTGGAGCAAGTGCTTCACTGGAACGCGCTGTTGTAG
- the ompA gene encoding outer membrane protein OmpA, translated as MKKIATLMLAASAAMAGSAFAQSAPPYAPLTTDIQANKPYSAYVQDSRGVIARDPFGLCWRTGYWTPADAVPGCDAPLCVPPEKLENGKCVAPPPPPPAVEAPAPAPAPAPAPVPTSEKVSYSADAFFDFDKAVLKPEGKGALDELTSKLGDMNLEVIIAVGHTDSIGTDAYNQKLSIRRAEAVKAYLQGKGVDANRIYTEGKGEKQPVADNKSSSGRAKNRRVEIEVVGTRTRQQQ; from the coding sequence ATGAAGAAGATTGCAACCCTCATGCTCGCAGCTTCGGCAGCGATGGCTGGCAGTGCCTTTGCCCAAAGCGCACCGCCGTACGCACCGCTGACGACCGACATCCAGGCGAACAAGCCGTACAGCGCGTACGTCCAGGACAGCCGCGGCGTGATCGCGCGCGATCCTTTCGGACTGTGCTGGCGTACCGGCTACTGGACCCCGGCCGACGCGGTCCCTGGCTGCGACGCGCCGCTGTGCGTCCCGCCTGAAAAACTCGAGAACGGCAAGTGCGTCGCACCACCTCCGCCACCGCCGGCCGTCGAAGCCCCTGCTCCGGCACCCGCCCCGGCACCGGCACCGGTCCCGACCTCGGAAAAAGTGAGCTACTCCGCCGACGCCTTCTTCGACTTCGACAAGGCTGTGCTCAAGCCTGAAGGCAAGGGGGCGCTCGACGAGCTGACCTCGAAGCTGGGCGACATGAACCTGGAAGTCATCATCGCCGTCGGCCACACCGACTCGATCGGCACCGATGCCTACAACCAGAAGCTGTCGATCCGCCGCGCCGAAGCCGTCAAGGCTTACCTGCAGGGCAAGGGCGTCGATGCGAACCGTATCTACACCGAAGGCAAGGGCGAGAAGCAGCCGGTCGCCGACAACAAGTCGTCGTCGGGCCGTGCCAAGAACCGCCGCGTCGAAATCGAAGTGGTCGGTACCCGCACCCGCCAGCAGCAGTAA